A stretch of DNA from Candidatus Zixiibacteriota bacterium:
CACCACGCAGATTCGCTTCAGCATCGCCGCCAGCGAACTCTTCAGCTTTCTTCTAATGACTTTGGCATTGACATTATTGCCTTTTTCCAGAACGCAAGCGATGGGACTGCTGATGCGGTCACACCGCAATACCCGCAAGCTGAGAAGGCAGCTTTTTATCGAGAGCATCTATAAAAAATTCCATCTCAATTCGCTGGAGGTCGTCACCAGACTCTTCCCCAAGAGAATATATGTTGACCGGATATATGAAAGACGGGTTTTCAAACTGAAAGAGCCCCGGGGTAAGGAAAAAGGGGTGCTGTTAATGAAATACAGTGATACCGCCGCCAAAGTAATGCTCCGATACGACCTCAATAAAATCATGCAGGATTATTACCTCGTGATTGAGCCGAGTTTTTCCGGGTATTGCACAGCCGAGGTGTTGAGTCTTATGGAGCTGAAAGGAACTAAATCGTTAATACAATGCCCGCATAAAACGGACTATGACTTTATCATGAGAGCCGGCCGCAGCCTGGTGCCGGTTGAGACCGGTTCCAACAGTTGGGTCGATGACCGCGTTTTTACAGACTTGAGCCTTCCCAAGGAATATGACTGCATAATGGTGGCATTATGGGGGGATATTAAGCGGCATTACCTTCTCTTTGAGGCTATGGAAAAAATTAACGACCCCGGCTATCGCGTCTGTCTTATCGGTGGACCTTGGGGTCGCCTGCAAAAAGATATTGAAGAATTGGCCGAATATTATGGCGTTCGCGATAGGATTGACTTCTTTGAGAAACTGCCGCCGGTTGAAGTCAACCGCCTGTTGAATAAGTCGAAAGTCAATGCCTTATTGAGTCTGAAGGAAGGGGCTAATAAGGCTATTGTTGAAGGTTTTTTTGCCAATGTGCCGGCGCTGGCGATGGAAGAAAATCTCGCCATCGGGACCTCTTATATCAACGAATTTACGGGGCGCCTGACCAGCCGGGAAAAGCTGGCTGAGACATTGCTCTGGTTTCGCGATAATTACAGGAGCTTTCAACCCCGTAAATGGGCGTTGGACAATATCGCTCCGAAAATATCCACGGCAAAAATCGAGGAGACACTAAAAGCAATAGCGGCCGAGCGGGGTGAGCCCTGGACCCGGTCATTGGTAGCAAAAGTCAATCGCCCCGAGTGTGAATACTACCACCCGGAGGAGGCGCTTTCGCCCTTGGATTTGAGCCTGTACAGCAAGCAATAAAGGAGTCGGAGAAACTACAACAAAGCCGTTCATAAAATGAACAAATCGGGGATTTCGCACATTTTTTCAGGGAATGAAGATAACGTAATAATAAGCAAGAGATTGACACTTATCGACTTAGGAAATTGCTGCAATGACTGCGGGACGGCACGTTTTTTGAAATAATACTTGTGTGATGTACTATAATTTTTTCATATTGTTGGCAAGCTCGTTATTAACAGCCGTATCTTTTTGGTGCGGCAGATTGGTCATATCTTCGTCTTGTCGTTGTGCGGAAAAACAGAACCATTTTAGTTGCCAAATAATTTACCGATTAAGATGAGATGAAGGGTATAAAGAGGAACGGGAGTCTCTTTCTTGATTTCCCGGCAAGTTGATCTTTGAATCGAATAAGGAGGTAGGATGCACAGCCCGATTAATAGATTGTCCCGGTGGAAAGCGGGCAGAATGACTGCCGGTCTGTCAATGCTGGCGCTTGTTATACTGATGGTTTCCCCGGCCAATGCGGGAATACGATATATTACATCATTGCCGGATACTATCACCACGGCCGACAACTTTGATACGATCATTGTCAATGTGGATAACCTCTCGGCCGACCGGGATGCGATTGTTTTCGGTTCCAACGTGCACGATGTAGTTCTGGACCTGAATAACAAGAGGGTCAATTTCGGCGTAATCTACACCGGCACCACCGGCACGTCACCGATGCAAGGACCGATCGGGCTAAATCTGCGTGCCACCGGCATTTATAATATTCTGGTCAAGAACGGTTTCGTTATTCATAATGCGCCGGATACGGTTAAAAACACCCCTTCATTGCATACCTGGGCTGCCGCGGTGCGGCATGGTTCCGGCGGACGAAATATCACCTATGACAATGTCTATTTCCGGGTATTTGGTCGCAATAGTAAGATTCTTTATGATGGCGCCAACACTTACAATATCCTTTTCAATAACTGCAAATTTGACGACAGCATGCGTTCCTTTGGCGACCGCCAGTACTGGGT
This window harbors:
- a CDS encoding glycosyltransferase — translated: MKLKMMFRVLTTQIRFSIAASELFSFLLMTLALTLLPFSRTQAMGLLMRSHRNTRKLRRQLFIESIYKKFHLNSLEVVTRLFPKRIYVDRIYERRVFKLKEPRGKEKGVLLMKYSDTAAKVMLRYDLNKIMQDYYLVIEPSFSGYCTAEVLSLMELKGTKSLIQCPHKTDYDFIMRAGRSLVPVETGSNSWVDDRVFTDLSLPKEYDCIMVALWGDIKRHYLLFEAMEKINDPGYRVCLIGGPWGRLQKDIEELAEYYGVRDRIDFFEKLPPVEVNRLLNKSKVNALLSLKEGANKAIVEGFFANVPALAMEENLAIGTSYINEFTGRLTSREKLAETLLWFRDNYRSFQPRKWALDNIAPKISTAKIEETLKAIAAERGEPWTRSLVAKVNRPECEYYHPEEALSPLDLSLYSKQ